A stretch of the Candidatus Methylopumilus planktonicus genome encodes the following:
- a CDS encoding HNH endonuclease signature motif containing protein yields the protein MQKFLFFLITLFFSGLLFAVHSDYCVNCERDKHGRIKRSLEGKKAFKKMQPCPSTGKPFGACPGYIIDHVIPLKRGGIDAPSNMQWQTVEESKEKDKWE from the coding sequence ATGCAGAAATTTTTATTTTTTTTAATTACACTTTTCTTTAGCGGGTTACTTTTTGCAGTTCATTCAGATTACTGTGTGAACTGTGAACGAGATAAACATGGGCGCATCAAAAGAAGTCTAGAAGGCAAGAAAGCTTTTAAAAAAATGCAACCATGTCCATCAACAGGTAAACCTTTTGGGGCTTGTCCCGGTTATATTATTGATCACGTCATTCCTTTAAAGCGAGGTGGCATAGATGCTCCATCAAATATGCAATGGCAGACTGTCGAAGAATCAAAAGAAAAAGATAAATGGGAATAA
- a CDS encoding ROK family protein — translation MTSNYHIGIDLGGTKIEVAVLDSQDKIVFRERLLTEAHLGSEHIFNQIHSLYKKALISIQNKTHSLGLGTPGSISKKTHLLKNSNTLCLNSLPLQSLLEDKLVHDIVIENDANCFALAEALMGAGKGYPSVFGVIMGTGCGGGIVFDGKIRQGPQNIAGEWGHMVIDPQGYPCYCGANGCVESFISGGGLEKRIQDKTGKTLSAIDFFNAPSKDEALKNIKQDFYARFGQALANLINILDPDIVVLGGGLSNEKSLYKEGIDEVYSRIFNDTPSTPIVKNMLGDSAGVIGAALIGRGLTQ, via the coding sequence ATGACATCTAATTATCATATCGGTATTGACTTAGGTGGCACTAAAATTGAAGTAGCTGTTTTAGACAGTCAGGACAAGATTGTTTTTCGGGAGCGATTACTTACAGAAGCCCATTTAGGAAGCGAGCATATCTTTAATCAAATTCATTCGCTCTATAAAAAAGCGCTCATATCTATTCAGAATAAAACACATTCACTAGGCTTAGGAACGCCTGGCTCGATCTCAAAGAAAACTCATCTACTTAAAAATTCTAATACGCTTTGCTTAAACAGCTTACCACTTCAATCTCTTCTTGAAGACAAGCTAGTACATGACATCGTGATTGAAAATGATGCTAATTGTTTTGCTCTTGCAGAAGCATTAATGGGAGCAGGTAAAGGATATCCCTCTGTGTTTGGCGTCATTATGGGAACAGGCTGTGGCGGTGGCATTGTATTTGATGGAAAAATTAGACAGGGGCCACAAAATATCGCAGGTGAATGGGGTCATATGGTGATCGATCCTCAAGGCTACCCTTGTTATTGCGGGGCAAATGGCTGTGTAGAAAGTTTTATCTCGGGGGGTGGTTTAGAAAAAAGAATTCAAGATAAAACAGGTAAGACACTCTCAGCGATTGATTTTTTTAATGCACCATCGAAAGACGAAGCCCTAAAAAATATTAAACAAGATTTTTATGCGCGCTTTGGTCAGGCCTTGGCTAATCTTATTAATATCTTAGACCCTGATATTGTTGTATTAGGTGGCGGTCTTTCTAATGAAAAAAGTTTATACAAGGAAGGTATTGATGAAGTTTATTCACGTATTTTTAATGACACGCCTTCAACGCCGATTGTTAAAAACATGCTGGGTGATTCAGCCGGTGTCATTGGTGCTGCTTTAATTGGTCGAGGACTTACTCAGTAA
- a CDS encoding DedA family protein: MLEKLIGLLAVWIMSVISTMGYGGIVLLMAIESACIPLPSEIIMPFAGYLVFKGEMVLWIVALMGALGCVLGSIPAYYVGKTGGRQLAEKYGRFVLISKKDLKMADDWFKNYGEIIIFLGRLLPAVRTFIALPAGIARMNMTKFIIYTFVGSFIWCWALAYTGMVFGEHWDSLKVYFHEFHYVIAGGAIIFIIWYIRRHFQNN, translated from the coding sequence TTGCTAGAAAAATTAATTGGATTATTAGCTGTTTGGATTATGAGTGTTATATCCACTATGGGATATGGGGGTATCGTATTACTGATGGCGATTGAGTCAGCCTGCATTCCATTACCCTCCGAAATTATTATGCCTTTCGCAGGATATCTTGTTTTTAAAGGTGAGATGGTACTCTGGATAGTCGCCTTAATGGGTGCGCTAGGCTGTGTATTGGGCTCTATACCTGCTTACTATGTAGGAAAAACAGGTGGCAGACAGCTTGCTGAAAAATATGGCCGTTTCGTACTCATCTCTAAAAAAGATTTAAAGATGGCAGATGATTGGTTTAAAAATTATGGTGAAATCATTATTTTTTTAGGTCGCCTCCTTCCAGCGGTAAGAACTTTTATTGCACTTCCTGCAGGGATTGCGCGCATGAATATGACTAAGTTTATTATCTACACATTTGTCGGCTCATTTATTTGGTGCTGGGCACTCGCTTACACAGGCATGGTATTTGGTGAGCACTGGGACTCATTAAAAGTTTACTTTCACGAATTTCATTATGTGATTGCAGGTGGTGCAATCATTTTCATCATTTGGTATATCAGACGTCATTTTCAAAATAATTAA
- a CDS encoding protein adenylyltransferase SelO — MNIQKTNKVAWHFNHSYTKLPKDFFVEQLPVKVSNPKLILLNEPLLKTLGLDKEALSPDAWGNIFSGNTLPEEAKPIAEAYAGHQFGHFALLGDGRAVLLGEHINPEGNHFDIQFKGSGQTPYSRRGDGRAALGPMLREFIISEAMSALNIPTTRSLAVVTTGESVMRDEVLPGAILTRVAKSHIRVGTFQFASTLNDINKLKALADYTIDRHYPECKAKDNPYLAFLNAVIERQALLISQWMHVGFIHGVMNTDNMSISGETIDYGPCAFMDRYHPETVFSSIDRQGRYAYSNQPPIAQWNLARFAETLIPLIDHNADKSIELASQSVNNFSDQFQIAWLKGMRQKLGLFNEEASDIELINELLVLMQKNKADYTLTFRHLSSDAILKDTIFKDASFKVWYKNWLHCIQKQKEGEETSRLKMLKHNPAVIPRNYLVEKALSLAVADQDYKFLNDLIAALLKPYEDSKVFSEPPIEEEKSYKTFCGT; from the coding sequence ATGAATATCCAAAAGACAAATAAGGTAGCTTGGCACTTTAATCATAGCTATACAAAATTACCCAAAGACTTTTTTGTCGAACAACTCCCAGTAAAAGTATCAAATCCAAAACTTATTTTATTAAACGAGCCTTTATTAAAGACTTTAGGTTTAGATAAAGAAGCCTTAAGTCCAGATGCCTGGGGCAATATTTTTTCTGGTAACACACTTCCTGAGGAAGCAAAGCCCATTGCAGAAGCATATGCAGGACATCAGTTTGGACACTTTGCGTTATTAGGCGATGGGCGGGCTGTTCTCTTAGGCGAACACATTAACCCGGAGGGGAATCATTTTGATATTCAATTTAAAGGATCTGGGCAAACACCTTACTCTAGACGTGGTGATGGTCGCGCCGCATTAGGACCTATGTTAAGGGAGTTCATTATAAGTGAGGCGATGAGTGCACTGAATATTCCCACCACAAGAAGTTTGGCAGTAGTGACGACAGGGGAGAGTGTTATGCGGGATGAAGTGTTGCCTGGTGCAATACTTACGCGTGTAGCAAAAAGTCACATTCGTGTAGGTACTTTTCAATTCGCATCCACATTAAATGATATTAATAAATTAAAAGCACTCGCTGATTACACGATTGATCGCCACTATCCTGAGTGTAAAGCAAAGGACAATCCCTACCTTGCTTTTTTAAATGCAGTGATTGAAAGACAAGCGTTGCTTATTAGTCAATGGATGCATGTAGGTTTTATTCATGGCGTAATGAATACAGATAATATGTCCATCAGTGGCGAAACGATTGATTATGGGCCTTGCGCGTTTATGGATCGTTATCATCCTGAGACTGTATTCAGCTCCATTGATCGTCAAGGTCGTTATGCATATTCGAATCAACCACCTATAGCGCAGTGGAATCTAGCAAGATTTGCTGAGACTTTAATTCCGCTTATAGATCATAATGCTGATAAGTCAATTGAATTAGCTTCTCAGTCTGTTAATAACTTTTCAGACCAATTTCAAATAGCATGGTTAAAAGGTATGCGACAAAAGCTAGGTTTATTTAATGAAGAGGCAAGCGACATTGAATTGATCAATGAATTATTAGTGCTTATGCAAAAAAATAAAGCTGACTATACGCTTACATTTAGACATCTTTCATCCGATGCAATTTTAAAGGATACTATTTTTAAAGATGCATCATTTAAAGTATGGTATAAAAATTGGCTCCATTGCATTCAAAAACAAAAAGAAGGTGAAGAGACATCAAGACTCAAGATGTTAAAACATAATCCTGCGGTCATTCCGCGTAATTATTTAGTAGAGAAAGCTTTGTCGTTGGCAGTGGCTGATCAGGACTACAAGTTTTTAAATGATTTGATTGCAGCACTTTTGAAACCTTACGAGGACTCAAAAGTATTTAGCGAGCCACCTATAGAGGAAGAAAAGTCTTATAAAACATTTTGTGGCACTTAA
- the panB gene encoding 3-methyl-2-oxobutanoate hydroxymethyltransferase: MSVLENFKKLKAEGKKIVVVTSYDYWSAKILNETDVSGILIGDCSSMVMHGHGDTLSSDVETIAMHTRAVRKGAKDKFLIAAMPFMSNRKGMKETMDNVEILIKAGANALKIEGVDGNEELYAHLSQSGIPTIGHIGLTPSHHNAIGGFKAQGKTIESELSLIEEAKKLDKLGCIAIVLEAVPQHVGASVRDAVSIPVVGVGAGLDVDGQALVFQDVLGFSTDFKPKFVRTYLNGADLIKNAINQFAADVHTGAFPSAIETYAPSKEQLLKK, from the coding sequence ATGAGTGTATTAGAAAATTTCAAAAAGTTAAAAGCAGAAGGAAAGAAAATTGTAGTTGTTACTTCATACGACTACTGGAGCGCAAAGATTCTTAACGAAACCGATGTAAGCGGTATTTTAATTGGTGACTGTTCGTCTATGGTCATGCATGGCCATGGTGACACATTGAGCTCTGATGTTGAAACTATTGCGATGCACACCCGAGCGGTAAGAAAGGGAGCCAAAGACAAATTCCTTATTGCTGCCATGCCTTTCATGAGTAATCGAAAGGGGATGAAGGAGACAATGGATAACGTTGAAATCTTAATCAAGGCTGGAGCCAATGCACTTAAGATAGAAGGGGTTGATGGAAACGAAGAGCTCTATGCACATCTTTCTCAATCAGGTATTCCAACAATCGGACACATTGGACTTACACCATCTCACCACAATGCAATCGGTGGATTTAAAGCTCAAGGTAAAACTATTGAAAGTGAGCTTAGTCTCATTGAAGAAGCCAAAAAACTTGATAAGCTTGGATGCATAGCCATCGTATTAGAGGCTGTTCCACAACACGTAGGTGCCTCGGTTAGAGACGCAGTTTCTATCCCAGTCGTCGGTGTCGGCGCAGGACTAGATGTAGATGGACAAGCACTGGTTTTTCAAGATGTCCTAGGATTCTCTACAGACTTTAAGCCTAAATTTGTAAGAACATATCTGAATGGAGCCGATCTTATCAAAAATGCCATAAATCAGTTTGCAGCAGATGTCCATACAGGCGCATTTCCATCAGCAATAGAAACCTACGCACCTTCAAAGGAACAGCTACTTAAGAAATAA
- a CDS encoding 5-formyltetrahydrofolate cyclo-ligase has product MKKDIVRKTYLKKRQELPAAVFEEEESHLIQNTIGLIKKFKPACIHCFLPIVSKGEINTMLIIQYCWENKINVVVPVSNFEEGTLKNAEFGPDTKTKQIKNNITEPIDPIWKKNNAIDVVITPLLAFDLKGYRVGYGKGFYDRFFSSLHNDAKRIGISLFGPCSDIENITELDIPLTHCVTPNKTYTF; this is encoded by the coding sequence ATGAAAAAAGATATAGTTAGAAAAACATATTTAAAAAAGCGCCAAGAACTTCCTGCTGCCGTATTTGAAGAAGAAGAATCTCATCTTATCCAAAATACTATTGGGCTTATTAAAAAATTTAAGCCTGCGTGTATTCATTGTTTTTTACCCATCGTCTCAAAGGGTGAGATAAACACTATGCTGATCATTCAGTATTGCTGGGAAAATAAAATCAATGTTGTGGTGCCTGTTAGTAACTTTGAAGAGGGCACATTAAAAAATGCAGAATTTGGACCTGATACCAAAACAAAACAAATAAAAAATAACATTACCGAACCAATTGATCCTATTTGGAAAAAAAATAATGCTATTGATGTTGTCATCACGCCTCTTCTGGCTTTTGATCTTAAAGGTTATCGAGTAGGTTACGGTAAAGGATTTTACGATCGTTTTTTTTCTTCTTTACACAATGATGCAAAAAGAATTGGAATCAGCCTTTTTGGGCCGTGTAGTGACATAGAAAATATAACTGAACTAGATATACCTTTGACACATTGCGTTACTCCCAATAAAACCTACACCTTTTAG
- a CDS encoding ArsR/SmtB family transcription factor, translating to MKNTDAIKSFIALGQESRLNVFRLIVQKGDKGITPTQVKELLGIPSATLSFHLKELIQANLIKVERQSRNLIYKPQADVVQELKDFLLMNCCGGKSCETKPKKKVKS from the coding sequence ATGAAAAACACAGATGCCATTAAATCATTTATCGCTTTAGGCCAAGAGTCTCGTCTTAATGTTTTTAGATTGATTGTACAAAAAGGCGATAAAGGTATAACTCCAACACAGGTTAAAGAATTATTAGGGATTCCATCTGCAACACTCTCGTTTCATCTAAAAGAACTCATTCAAGCTAACTTAATTAAGGTTGAGCGACAAAGCCGTAATCTTATTTACAAACCACAAGCTGATGTTGTTCAAGAATTAAAGGATTTCTTACTAATGAATTGCTGTGGTGGGAAATCTTGTGAAACAAAACCTAAAAAGAAAGTGAAGTCCTAA
- a CDS encoding ArsI/CadI family heavy metal resistance metalloenzyme — translation MKRMHIHVAVENIPSSIPFYTKMFGVDPTILKSDYAKWQLEDPKVNFAISARGAAVGINHLGIQVDESSELGEMKSRLDQIQGEVIEEVGTACCYSESDKYWVNDPAGIPWETFHTLNSIPVFNNQPPESNACCVPAPVAISINSIKKSSCK, via the coding sequence ATGAAAAGAATGCATATACACGTTGCTGTTGAAAACATCCCATCCAGCATCCCTTTTTATACCAAGATGTTTGGTGTAGATCCCACTATATTAAAGTCTGATTATGCGAAATGGCAATTAGAAGATCCTAAAGTCAATTTTGCGATTTCAGCACGCGGAGCTGCTGTCGGTATTAATCATCTAGGTATACAAGTGGATGAATCATCAGAGCTAGGTGAGATGAAATCTCGTTTAGATCAAATTCAAGGCGAAGTGATTGAAGAGGTAGGCACAGCTTGCTGCTACTCTGAATCAGATAAGTATTGGGTTAATGATCCTGCAGGCATTCCTTGGGAAACTTTTCATACACTTAATTCAATCCCAGTATTTAATAATCAACCGCCCGAATCCAATGCTTGTTGTGTTCCAGCACCTGTCGCTATTTCTATTAACTCTATAAAGAAGTCTTCTTGTAAATAA
- a CDS encoding arsenate reductase ArsC — protein sequence MKTYNILFLCTHNSARSILGEAIASTDASGKLIGYSAGSTPGTSVNPIAKKIAIKLGYDAKKLYSKSWDEFAKSNSPQMDFIITVCDNAAKEVCPVWVGHPATAHWGFPDPSESYGSEADKEKAFNEVAMGLTRRIQLLTSLPIDKLDHLSLTSKLKEIHTNA from the coding sequence ATGAAAACTTATAATATTTTATTTTTATGCACACATAATTCTGCTCGTTCTATTTTAGGTGAAGCCATTGCTTCAACAGATGCGAGCGGTAAATTAATTGGTTATTCAGCAGGTTCAACACCAGGGACATCGGTAAATCCGATTGCTAAAAAAATAGCAATTAAACTTGGATATGACGCTAAAAAATTATATTCAAAAAGCTGGGATGAGTTTGCTAAATCTAACTCACCTCAAATGGACTTCATTATTACAGTATGCGATAACGCAGCGAAAGAAGTTTGTCCTGTGTGGGTTGGGCATCCTGCCACAGCGCATTGGGGATTTCCTGATCCTTCAGAATCTTACGGATCTGAAGCTGATAAAGAAAAAGCTTTCAATGAAGTAGCGATGGGTTTAACGAGACGTATTCAATTATTGACATCACTTCCTATTGATAAATTAGATCATTTATCGCTTACAAGCAAATTAAAAGAAATTCACACTAATGCTTAA
- a CDS encoding aquaporin: MLNKKYLTEFFGTAALLSVITGSGFMGQALSSGNDAVILLGNSIATGAGLYVLIMILGPISGAHLNPLVSVMAYTQKQLKRKDLVPYIAAQISGAISGVWMTHLMFNLPIIQTSTKIRTGLGIWVSEVIATLILLTVIYLGLKYAKQHIAMLVALTVTAGYWFTSSTFFCNPAVTFARSLTDTFVGIAPQNILGFVIPQVIALILILQITKK, translated from the coding sequence ATGCTTAATAAAAAATATTTAACCGAATTCTTTGGCACTGCAGCATTATTGTCTGTCATTACAGGCTCAGGTTTTATGGGGCAAGCACTTTCCTCTGGCAATGATGCTGTGATACTTCTTGGGAATAGTATCGCTACAGGCGCTGGTCTTTATGTATTGATTATGATTTTAGGGCCCATTTCAGGGGCGCACCTTAATCCATTAGTCAGTGTGATGGCTTACACCCAAAAACAATTAAAACGAAAAGACTTAGTACCTTATATTGCCGCGCAAATTTCAGGCGCAATCTCAGGCGTTTGGATGACACATTTGATGTTTAACTTACCTATCATTCAAACATCAACAAAAATCAGAACTGGATTAGGTATTTGGGTAAGTGAAGTGATAGCAACACTGATATTACTTACAGTGATTTATCTAGGATTGAAATATGCCAAGCAACATATTGCGATGCTTGTGGCTTTAACAGTGACCGCAGGCTATTGGTTTACTTCATCGACTTTCTTTTGTAATCCAGCTGTGACATTTGCCCGAAGTTTAACAGACACATTTGTAGGTATTGCCCCACAAAATATTTTAGGATTTGTTATTCCTCAAGTTATTGCACTCATTCTCATACTTCAAATCACTAAAAAATAG